From Streptomyces sp. NBC_00237, a single genomic window includes:
- a CDS encoding siderophore-interacting protein — MAERPARKAPRAHEAKVVRTERITPHMVRVVLGGEALAGLAADEFTDHYVKVLFPAPGVTYPEPFDMARIREEFPAEQWPTNRTYTIRSWDAEARELAIDFVVHGDEGLAGPWAARAQVGETVRFLGPGGGYAPDPTADWHLLVGDESALPAIAAALERMPEGAVVHAFVEVPDAAEEQKIEAPAGVAVTWLHRGAAPVGEQLVEAVRNLAFPAGDVQAFVHGEAGFVKELRRLLRVEREIPRERLSISGYWRLGQDDDAWRAVKREWNEQVEREQEPAATA; from the coding sequence GTGGCAGAGCGACCGGCCCGCAAAGCACCGCGGGCCCACGAGGCCAAGGTGGTGCGCACCGAGCGGATCACCCCGCACATGGTGCGCGTCGTCCTGGGCGGCGAGGCCCTCGCGGGCCTCGCCGCCGACGAGTTCACCGACCACTACGTCAAGGTGCTCTTCCCGGCGCCCGGCGTGACCTACCCGGAGCCCTTCGACATGGCCCGCATCCGGGAGGAGTTCCCCGCGGAGCAGTGGCCGACGAACCGGACCTACACGATCCGCAGCTGGGACGCCGAGGCGCGCGAGCTGGCCATCGACTTCGTGGTGCACGGCGACGAGGGCCTGGCAGGACCGTGGGCGGCCCGCGCCCAGGTCGGCGAGACGGTCCGCTTCCTGGGACCCGGCGGCGGGTACGCCCCGGACCCCACCGCCGACTGGCACCTGCTGGTCGGTGACGAGAGCGCCCTGCCCGCGATCGCCGCCGCGCTGGAGCGGATGCCGGAGGGCGCGGTCGTGCACGCCTTCGTGGAGGTCCCGGACGCGGCCGAGGAGCAGAAGATCGAGGCTCCGGCGGGCGTCGCGGTGACGTGGCTGCACCGGGGCGCGGCCCCGGTCGGCGAGCAACTGGTCGAAGCCGTACGGAACCTGGCCTTCCCCGCCGGGGACGTCCAGGCTTTCGTGCACGGCGAGGCGGGCTTCGTGAAGGAGCTGCGGCGGCTGCTGCGGGTGGAGCGCGAGATCCCGCGCGAGCGCCTCTCCATCTCCGGCTACTGGCGCCTGGGCCAGGACGACGACGCGTGGCGCGCGGTCAAGCGCGAGTGGAACGAGCAGGTCGAACGCGAGCAGGAGCCCGCGGCGACCGCCTAG
- a CDS encoding 5'-3' exonuclease, which yields MLLDTASLYYRAYFGVPDSVRAPDGTPINAVRGLLDFIARLVQDHRPDDLVACWDNDWRPQWRVDLIPSYKAHRVAEEIEGAPDAEETPDTLSPQVPVIAEVLAALGIARIGADGYEADDVIGTLTARATGPVDVVTGDRDLFQLVDDARERRILYPIKGVGTLQITDEAWLRERYGVDGPGYVDLALLRGDPSDGLPGVPGIGEKTAAKLLEAYGDLAGIMAAVDDPAAKLTPSQRKKLDEARPYVAVAPKVVRVADDVPVPDFDASLPRAPRDPAALHALAERWGLGGSLQRLLSVLQD from the coding sequence ATGCTCCTGGACACCGCCTCCCTCTACTACCGGGCCTACTTCGGGGTCCCGGACTCGGTCCGCGCGCCCGACGGCACCCCTATCAACGCGGTGCGCGGCCTGCTCGACTTCATCGCCCGGCTGGTCCAGGACCACCGCCCCGACGACCTGGTGGCCTGCTGGGACAACGACTGGCGGCCCCAGTGGCGGGTCGATCTCATCCCGTCCTACAAGGCGCACCGCGTCGCCGAGGAGATCGAGGGCGCCCCCGACGCCGAGGAGACCCCGGACACGCTCTCCCCGCAGGTCCCGGTGATCGCGGAGGTCCTCGCCGCGCTGGGCATCGCCCGGATCGGGGCCGACGGGTACGAGGCGGACGACGTGATCGGCACCCTGACGGCCCGCGCCACGGGCCCGGTCGACGTCGTCACGGGCGACCGCGACCTCTTCCAGCTCGTCGACGACGCCCGCGAGCGCCGCATCCTCTACCCGATCAAGGGCGTCGGCACGCTCCAGATCACCGACGAGGCGTGGCTGCGCGAGCGGTACGGCGTGGACGGCCCGGGGTACGTTGACCTGGCGCTGCTGCGCGGCGACCCCAGCGACGGCCTGCCGGGCGTTCCCGGCATCGGCGAGAAGACCGCCGCCAAGCTGCTCGAAGCGTACGGGGACCTGGCCGGGATCATGGCCGCCGTCGACGACCCCGCCGCCAAGCTGACCCCCTCGCAGCGCAAGAAGCTGGACGAGGCCCGGCCGTACGTCGCGGTCGCACCGAAGGTCGTACGGGTCGCGGACGACGTCCCGGTGCCGGACTTCGACGCGTCGCTGCCGCGCGCGCCGCGCGATCCGGCGGCGCTCCACGCTCTTGCGGAGCGGTGGGGCTTGGGCGGATCTTTGCAGCGGCTGCTCTCGGTGCTCCAGGACTGA
- a CDS encoding MerR family transcriptional regulator, with product MRIGELSRRTGVPVPTIKYYVREGLLPAGELTSPNQATYGDGHERRLRLIRSLLGVGGLSLSRIGEILAVVDDTSQPVFKLMGEVAGAVAAPSLVGSGEPSEAARASVAGLAGRRGWHVPPGHPDGEALARTLTEAERLGHEDFAVALDAYAEAAEKAAGADLAYVRGLGARDDVLEGVVIGMVLGDAMFGSLRRIAQAEETGRIYGRGADGSSLSAE from the coding sequence GTGCGCATAGGCGAGTTGAGCCGCAGGACCGGCGTCCCGGTCCCCACGATCAAGTACTACGTCCGTGAAGGGCTGCTCCCCGCCGGGGAGTTGACCAGCCCGAATCAGGCGACGTACGGGGACGGGCACGAGCGGCGGCTGCGCCTGATCCGCTCACTGCTGGGCGTGGGAGGTCTTTCGCTGTCGCGGATCGGCGAGATCCTCGCGGTGGTGGACGACACGTCGCAGCCGGTGTTCAAGCTGATGGGGGAGGTGGCCGGGGCGGTCGCGGCGCCGAGCCTGGTCGGCAGCGGGGAACCGTCGGAGGCCGCCCGTGCCTCGGTGGCCGGACTGGCCGGGCGCAGGGGCTGGCACGTCCCGCCGGGACACCCCGACGGCGAGGCCCTGGCCCGCACGCTCACGGAGGCGGAGCGGCTCGGCCACGAGGACTTCGCGGTGGCGCTCGACGCGTACGCGGAGGCGGCGGAGAAGGCGGCGGGAGCCGACCTGGCCTATGTGCGGGGGCTGGGGGCGCGGGACGACGTGCTGGAGGGGGTGGTGATCGGGATGGTGCTGGGAGACGCGATGTTCGGCTCGCTGCGGAGGATCGCGCAGGCGGAGGAGACGGGGCGGATCTACGGCCGGGGCGCGGACGGGTCGAGCCTCTCCGCCGAGTGA